A stretch of Cryptosporangium aurantiacum DNA encodes these proteins:
- a CDS encoding FxsB family cyclophane-forming radical SAM/SPASM peptide maturase — protein sequence MAEVKELPLVRLESITSAGAKCPEWPAKDVVDAALADPQWQPRPFIEFVLKVHSRCNLSCDYCYVYEMADDSWQANPATMSKTTVDQAAIRFGEHLRMHADDIRVAKVVLHGGEPLMAGPELITYLTARFRAETPPGIELDVRMTTNAVLLNCDNLRLMRDCGIRAYVSLDGDQGAHDRHRKYANGRGSYDSVVRGLDALRTPEYRDLFAGMLCTVDVANDPIEVYDALIAHQPPMLDFLLPHGNWSQPPPAWGGNSGATPYADWLIPIFDRWYDAPAQPITVRLFDAIIRLVLGGQPLVESVGLAPFQSLTIDTNGSVDFCHQLKSAFNGAASTGHHVSRDPLDSLLLHPGVVARQIGAAALCETCNACPLRDICGGGLYAHRYKTGVGYRNPSVYCADLTVLITHIIHRVAENVLEHT from the coding sequence GTGGCCGAAGTGAAAGAGCTTCCTCTGGTGAGGTTGGAGTCGATCACATCAGCAGGCGCCAAGTGTCCCGAGTGGCCGGCCAAGGACGTCGTCGATGCCGCGCTGGCCGATCCCCAGTGGCAGCCCCGGCCGTTTATCGAGTTCGTTCTCAAAGTTCACAGCAGGTGCAACCTGTCGTGCGATTACTGCTACGTCTACGAGATGGCGGACGACAGCTGGCAGGCAAACCCGGCAACCATGTCGAAGACCACAGTGGACCAGGCGGCCATCCGGTTCGGCGAACACCTGCGGATGCACGCCGACGATATTCGCGTCGCGAAGGTTGTGCTACACGGCGGGGAACCGCTCATGGCCGGCCCCGAACTGATCACCTACCTCACCGCCCGGTTCCGCGCCGAGACCCCGCCCGGCATCGAACTCGACGTTCGCATGACCACGAACGCGGTGCTGCTGAACTGCGACAACCTGCGGCTGATGCGGGACTGCGGGATTCGCGCCTACGTCAGCCTGGATGGAGACCAAGGGGCGCACGACCGGCACCGGAAGTACGCCAACGGACGCGGCAGCTACGATTCGGTCGTCCGTGGCCTCGACGCGCTGCGCACTCCGGAGTATCGCGACCTGTTTGCCGGCATGCTGTGCACGGTCGACGTGGCGAACGATCCAATCGAGGTCTATGACGCGCTGATCGCCCACCAGCCGCCCATGCTGGACTTCCTGCTGCCACACGGCAACTGGAGCCAGCCACCGCCGGCCTGGGGCGGCAATTCAGGTGCCACCCCATACGCCGACTGGCTGATTCCGATTTTTGATCGCTGGTACGACGCCCCAGCACAGCCAATAACGGTTCGCTTGTTCGACGCGATCATCCGTCTCGTGCTGGGTGGACAGCCTCTAGTGGAGTCAGTGGGGCTGGCTCCCTTTCAATCGCTCACGATCGATACCAACGGCTCCGTCGACTTCTGCCATCAACTCAAGTCGGCCTTCAACGGAGCCGCAAGCACCGGCCACCACGTCTCCCGCGATCCGCTCGACAGCCTGCTGCTACATCCCGGTGTCGTCGCCCGCCAGATCGGCGCAGCCGCGCTCTGCGAGACCTGCAATGCCTGTCCCCTCCGCGATATCTGCGGTGGTGGGCTCTACGCGCACCGGTACAAAACTGGAGTCGGATATCGCAATCCATCCGTTTACTGCGCGGATCTCACCGTCCTGATCACCCATATCATCCACCGCGTCGCCGAGAACGTCCTCGAACACACCTGA